A window of the Sabethes cyaneus chromosome 1, idSabCyanKW18_F2, whole genome shotgun sequence genome harbors these coding sequences:
- the LOC128737829 gene encoding COMM domain-containing protein 5 — protein MSSNFKYTLTKVYKNYLKYVPELESNAVLRTIVQLCINYIESKTCSKEIINRAVEKIAAANQDVPEHIYELFSAILLLIQMYLRYPKGIVKDDELKETLKELRFAEHCTEDLIKVLHNHRDVLSWNYREMRNLRSPPKRMVWRINVNFVNRSTTPYPTVIIHIQKTDGEFQSFEINIAQFHRLRYNVALLLHELQSLDRRRSLKKM, from the exons atgtctTCTAATTTTAAGTACACTCTTACAAAGgtatataaaaattatttaaaatatgtaCCAGAACTGGAATCAAATGCTGTTTTACGGACCATTGTGCAAT TATGTATTAATTATATTGAATCAAAAACTTGTTCAAAAGAGATTATAAATCGTGCTGTCGAAAAAATAGCAGCGGCCAACCAAGACGTCCCAGAGCATATTTATGAACTGTTTTCTGCAATCCTGTTATTAATCCAGATGTATTTGCGCTATCCTAAGGGAATTGTAAAGGATGATGAGTTGAAAGAAACTCTCAAGGAGCTACGGTTTGCCGAGCATTGTACTGAAGATTTGATAAAAGTTCTCCACAATCACCGCGATGTGCTCAGTTGGAACTATAGAGAAATGCGCAATCTCCGATCTCCTCCTAAGCGAATGGTTTGGCGTATCAATGTTAATTTTGTTAACAG ATCAACAACACCATATCCAACCGTAATCATACACATTCAAAAGACTGATGGAGAGTTTCAAAGTTTCGAAATAAATATAGCACAGTTTCACAGACTTCGCTATAATGTAGCGTTATTACTACATGAGCTGCAAAGTCTGGACAGACGCcgaagtttaaaaaaaatgtaa
- the LOC128737817 gene encoding probable galactose-1-phosphate uridylyltransferase yields the protein MATFDPTEHQHTRFNPLTGQWILVSPHRMQRPWSGQEERPQSIDLPEFDPNNPLCPGVTRANGVKNPIYSSTFVFTNDFPALLEDVPLPPENNDPLFQTGGARGTCKVMCFHPKSNKTLPLMTPKEIRSVIDAWIKEYNLLGSKYPWVQIFENKGASMGCSNPHPHCQIWACSCLPNEPRVKDEKLREYFQTHGTALLEDYVKKEIIKKERIVLENPDWLVVVPFWASWPFETMVVSRNGNRRISDLNQQQINNLAIVMKELTIKYDNLFKCSFPYSMGWHGAPTGTLSNNDDNHWTLHAIYYPPLLRSATVRKFMVGFELLCQAQRDLTPEQAAAKLRQLCGKKHYSEHI from the exons ATGGCTACGTTTGATCCAACAGAACACCAACATACCCGTTTCAACCCATTAACAGGGCAATGGATATTGGTAAGCCCGCATCGTATGCAGCGGCCTTGGTCAGGTCAAGAAGAGCGACCACAATCTATAGATTTACCTGAATTCGACCCAAATAACCCATTGTGTCCTGGTGTCACTCGTGCTAATGGAGTC AAAAATCCGATATATTCGTCAACCTTCGTCTTTACTAATGATTTTCCAGCTTTGCTGGAGGATGTACCATTGCCACCAGAAAATAATGACCCGCTGTTTCAAACCGGGGGTGCTCGTGGTACTTGCAAAGTAATGTGTTTTCAcccaaaatcaaacaaaacatTGCCACTAATGACACCGAAGGAAATTCGTTCAGTTATTGATGCATGGATTAAGGAATACAACTTATTGGGTAGTAAATATCCTTGGGTGCAAATATTCGAAAACAAAGGCGCCAGTATGGGATGTTCTAATCCACACCCACACTGTCAAATTTGGGCGTGCTCTTGTTTGCCCAACGAGCCACGTGTAAAAGATGAGAAGCTACGTGAGTACTTCCAAACTCATGGTACGGCACTTTTGGAAGATTACGTCAAAAAAGAAATCATAAAGAAG GAACGCATCGTGTTGGAAAACCCCGACTGGTTAGTTGTTGTTCCATTCTGGGCCAGTTGGCCTTTCGAGACAATGGTCGTTTCAAGGAATGGTAATCGGCGTATTTCTGATTTAAACCAAcaacaaataaataatttagCGATTGTTATGAAAGAACTCACAATCAAATATGACAATTTGTTCAAGTGCTCATTTCCATACAGCATGGGATGGCATGGCGCACCAACTGGAACATTATCCAATAATGATGATAATCATTGGACTTTGCATGCCATTTATTATCCACCATTACTTCGGTCGGCAACGGTACGTAAGTTTATGGTCGGTTTTGAGTTACTTTGTCAGGCACAGCGAGATCTAACCCCTGAACAGGCAGCTGCaaagttacgtcaactatgtgGAAAAAAACACTATAGTGAGCATATATAG